The stretch of DNA CCTAGTTCTCGCCGGCCGCCGGGAGTTCGCCGGAGCCGGAGCTCGCCAGCTCGACCTCGGGCGTGTCGGGTGCGTCGACGGCACGGAACACGACCTCGTCGTCCTCGATGTCGACGACGATCAGCTGCCCGGCGTTGAACTCGTTCCACAACAGCCGCTCGGACAGCGCGTCCTCGATCTGGCGCTGGATCGTCCGGCGCAGCGGGCGCGCGCCAAGCTCGGCGTCGTAGCCCTTGTCGGCCAGCCAGGTCTTGGCGTCCTCGGTCAGCTCGATGTCGAGGTCCTTTGCCTTGAGCTGGCTCTGGACCCGCTTGAGCATGAGGTCGACGATGGACTTGACCTCCAGCCTCGTCAGCTGGTGGAAGACGATCGTCTCGTCTATCCGGTTGAGGAACTCGGGCCGGAAGTGGCGCTTGAGCTCCTCGTCGACCTGCGCCTTCATGCGCTCGTACACGCTGCTCTCGTCGGCGCCCGAGGAGAACCCCAGCGCCTGCTGCCCGAGGTTCTTGGTGCCCAGGTTCGACGTCATGATCAGGACGGTGTTCTTGAAGTCCACTGTCTTGCCCTGCGCGTCGGTCAGGCGTCCGTCCTCGAGGATCTGCAGCAGTGCGTTGAAGACGTCCGGGTGAGCCTTCTCGACCTCGTCGAACAGCACCACGCTGAACGGCCGGCGGCGGACCGCCTCGGTCAGCTGACCTCCCTCCTCGTAGCCGACGTAGCCCGGGGGCGAGCCGACCAGGCGGGAGACCGTGTGCTTCTCCATGTACTCGGACATGTCGAGCTGGATCAGCGCCGTCTCGTCGCCGAAGAGGAACTCGGCGAGCGTCTTGGCCAGCTCGGTCTTGCCGACGCCGGAGGGCCCCAGGAAGATGAACGAGCCGCTGGGGCGCTTGGGGTC from Euzebyales bacterium encodes:
- a CDS encoding AAA family ATPase gives rise to the protein ANLADRYISDRFLPDKAIDLIDEAGSRLRIKRMQTPADYKDLENELAAVVESKKKAVESQDFEEAGRLRDAEKELLARKETKEQEIKDSGVDLFDEVDEEAIAEVLSVWTGIPVYKLTEEETQKLLRMEDELHKRVVGQQDAIKAVSQAIRRTRAGLKDPKRPSGSFIFLGPSGVGKTELAKTLAEFLFGDETALIQLDMSEYMEKHTVSRLVGSPPGYVGYEEGGQLTEAVRRRPFSVVLFDEVEKAHPDVFNALLQILEDGRLTDAQGKTVDFKNTVLIMTSNLGTKNLGQQALGFSSGADESSVYERMKAQVDEELKRHFRPEFLNRIDETIVFHQLTRLEVKSIVDLMLKRVQSQLKAKDLDIELTEDAKTWLADKGYDAELGARPLRRTIQRQIEDALSERLLWNEFNAGQLIVVDIEDDEVVFRAVDAPDTPEVELASSGSGELPAAGEN